The DNA region GCCACGGGTGGGAGACCGCGACCTGCCCGCCGCTCGCGTGGCGTCGCGTCACCGCCTCCGCTCCTCTCGCCGTCCCGAAACGACCGCGCCTCGTCGCGTCGGTCGGTCACCGCACCCACATGGCCCCGcccgcgcgcgtgcggcacGCCACGGCACGGCAGCGCACGCTCGGGCGACCTGGCATGGCTGATCCGCGGGGGCTCGCGCGGGTTCGCCGCCGGGGGAACGCCACGGCGGCTGCTCCGGAAGAGGAAGTAGGCGTAGAACAGAAGAAACTCGCCCGGGATTTGCAAACGTTTACCAGGTTGATGGTTGCATCTGCCGCCTAGCACGCACGATGAATTCGGCATGCACGCaatgcttttttttttttgtagcGTCAGGTTATTCAGGTCAGCAAACGAGAGTACTACTACTACTGTGCGATTGGGACGGAAATGTTTTTCTGTACAGGTACAGGTGCGACTGCTGCGAATGTTGAGCTGAAGTCGTCCTGCATGATAGCCACAGGTCGCTGTCGTCAGCTGCGTACAATTCGAAGCAACACGATCGGTTATCCCTGCGACGTCAGCGTCTATCCAGTGCCCTGATGTGGCCCTTTCAGTGCGTCTGCCAATACAGTGTCTCGTAGCAATTGCCAACTGGACGACCTCTGGATTTCTACATGATACTTGAGTACTGTTCTTGCAATTCTGGTGTGGAGATTTATTTAAAAGGAACTATTCGAAATTTGTTTATGTCCTGACGTCACAAATTTGCGATGCATGGAGTACTACTTTATTTTCTTTTGGACGGGCGAATACCTGATGCGAGTCGATGGGACCCTGGCGGATGAATGAAACCATATTCTATACCCGCCCCAAAGTCGCCGTCAGCTCTGATCGAATGAAGCTTAACAAAAAGGACTCTGATCATGGATGACGACCCTGCACTGCACCCGCCCCTGTGGGCGCATTGAATTCGCGATTCGGTtcgcagcaggcagcagcagcgcgCGCGATACAATTCTGCCGAAGCGGTACCACCAGTGCAGCAACACATGCCTGTTTTACCGTTTGACCTTGATGAGAGTCTTCCAGCAGTATCTTCTGCAGAACGAAGTCATCTCACCTCCCGTTGAAAAGTTGGAACCCGATGTAAAAACCACGTGCGATCCTCCTCGGCCCCAGCGCAACATTTCACtagatgaagatgatgatgccCTTTTGCTTTTCCAAAGAACACTCTCCAAATTCTTTTCAACTTTCTTTTTTCCCAATCCATGTGGGGCTATTTCCGTCGTCCTTTTTTTCGAAGTACTGCGATTGAGGTGTGTGTATGGACCAGACCGATCGCCGATGGCGCCCTGTCCTGCGTCTCCAATTGCTCGCTTTCCGGCCCCTGCGGCCCTGCTTCTCCAGCCTCCACCAAGAAGTTCTTTGCCCAAATCTCGTCGTCCCCGTCACCTTTCCCCATCGCGTCCCGTCATCGCCGATCCCATTGCCGTAGGCCGTAGGCCACAGCCTCGCGTCATCCACTCATCCCTGCCTCCCCTCGCCTTGCCCCTCGCACGCTTCCAGTGATCCTGTCGCTGTCACCGTCTCCTTGTTTGCTACCGCCGCTGGTCCGCGCGGAAACAGCAGCCGTGCTGGCTGGCTCGGCGTCGCTGACCGGCGACGGCGTCCGGCTCGCTCGTTCGTCCGTTCCTCCGGCCCTCCTCCCCCTTCGCGGGACGGGACGGGGGGCCGCCGGCCTCGTGCTTTTTGCGCGGCGTGGTTGGAGTGGTTGAGCCGATGGCGACGATCCCGGGAGGCGTGGCGCCATGACGGAAACCATTTTAATACGCGCCCCCGCAGCTGAAACCTGACAAGCTAACCAGATTTTAGGTGGTTACCTCTGTCGCCCGCCGCGACGCCTCTCTTTCCGCCCGGCGCCCAGGATAATAGTTCCCGCTCTGGCCGCTTGCGCTTGTATCTTCTTCCTCGCCTCACACCCCCACCTTTCGGTTCGGGCGGGCCGAGCGAATTCGGCCACGAAGCGACTAAGAGAGCGCGCGGCCGGAGGGGGGCAGCGGCGTTTGGCTTGGTAACGGAACTCGCTCGATTTCCAGGCCAGGCGACGACCGCCGCCTCGGCGCTTTTCTATTGGAGCAGCCTCGGTTCTACTTCCGGGTCAGACACTGGTTGAAGGCGTGCAGCCAGCAGCAGCCGTGCGGCTCGTGCTGAGTCTTGTGTCAGCGCGGAGTCCACGGCGATTAGTGGTTGAGCTAATCGCTGGCCTGCTGTGCCTAGTTACTGACCAGCTCCGTGCGGCTCGTGCTGATTTCTTGAGGCGATCGAGTTGGGGGTCAGCAGGCGCCATGGCGGTGGAGCGCGGGGAGGGCGTCGGCCGGTGCATACTAGTGGGGCTGCACATGGACGCCGTCGGCAGGGACCTGCTCCGGTGGGCGCTCAAccaggcggcgaggccgggggaCCGCGTCGTCGCCGTGCACATTTACCGCAAGTCCGGTTGGTATCTGCCAAGAACTCCATCTCCATGGCAGCTCGTTTCCGTTTCAATCCTAGCGAAGCGGTTGGGAACTATTCGCGCTCTTTATTTTCCTGACATTTTTCTTGGCTGTGGTTGCAGACCTGTGCAAGACGAACACTCTGAGGCTGATCAGGACGCTGGACGACTACCTGGCGGAGTACGAGTCCCTCTGCAGCAAGAAAGAGGTAAAGCAAGCGGGATGGGCTGGACGAGCAGCGGTGATCATTGCTACGGAGTCGTGTGCCATGCTGCTCCCGATTCAACTCACATGCTACCATCGATTGGGGTTTGTGTCAGATCGTTCTGGTCGGCCGGGTGACGCCGGGGAGCTCGATCCAGAAGGAGCTGGTGAAGGAGGCCAAGCTCTGCGCCGCCATGGTCGTGGTGCTTGGCGCCAACAAGAAGTACTCCTTCGGGTAAGTGCGCTCGAACGGAAGCAACCTTTGTATGATCCAACTGTTTCTTGCGTCACCATTCCTTAgaaattttttcttttttcttttggttGGTTGCGGCTGCTCAGAGGGTCGACTTGCCTGGCCAAGTACTGCGCCAAGAAGCTGCCGCCGACGACCACCGTGGTCGCCATTCAGAACGGCAAGGCCGTCTTCGTCCGGGAGGCGCCCAAGCCGCCAATTGGTAACCAAAGCGCCTCTTAATCCGAGCAATTAAGCGTGGCTGATAGCGGAGACTTGGTTAGCGAGTCGCTAATCGTTTGGTGGCGAGCTGGTGTCTGCGCAGGAGCAGAGCCGAAGCCGGTGCTGCGCACGGTGCTGCACCCGAGCGTGGGGCTGGAGCCCAAGGTGATCATCCCGAACCCGGACCGGAGCGCGCGGTCCATGGACTTCGACGCCGAGGGATGCGGCCacggcgccgcggccgcgccggcgaCGGAGTCCGTCGACGACGCCACTAAGGccagcggcggcgtggcgctAGAGCAGAGGCTCGGGTGGCCGCTACTCCgccgcgcacacgccgccgccgccgtggcggcggcggccgtcccCGCGCCCAGCGCCAAGGAGCAGGAGCCGCGGAAGCAGTCGGTGGTGCAGTGGGTGATGAGCCTGCCCCGGCGGACCGCGCCGTCGGAGTCCCCCGAGCCGCACGCGGGGGCGGGGCTCGCGTCGGAGCTCAAGGCAatgctcgacggcggcggcgcgcggtgcCGGTGGTTCCGCTACGAGGAGCTCTACGACTCCACCAACCACTTCTCCGCAGGTTCGTCGCCTCCTCGTCAATCTCGGCGCCTTTTGATCTCACGACTCACCGCTGCCACCAACCCCGTGCTTGGCTTCCTCGCAGAGAACCTGATCGGGAACGGCGGGAACAGCCGGGTCTACAGGGGCAGCCTCGCCTGCGGGAAGCAGGTGGCGATCAAGCTGTCCAAGGCGTCGACGCAGGCGTCCAAGGACTTCCTCCGGGAGGTGGACATCATCACCAAGCTCCAGCACCAGCGGATCCTCCCGCTGATCGGCGTCTGCGTGGAAGGCCCCAACCTCATCTCCGTCTACAGCTACCTCCCCAGGGGCAGCCTCGAGGACAACCTGCACGGTACCAACCATCTCCGATCCTCTCAGTTACACATTCAGCAGTGTTCATGTGAAGTCACCAAGAAACAATTCTCCTCAGTACGGTGGATTCGGTTCTAAGGAACCCGGGAATTCTGCAGACAACGATTCGAGCAGGATGctagtttttttttgtttttttttaacGAAATCAGTCGTGTTCAGAACAGTTGGAAGGTGTGGGAGCAGGTGCGAGGAGTTCTTCACTCCCTGACGTCTGATGATGCTTCTTTCTCGGTGCGTGCAGGGGAGAAGTCAAAGCCGGCGCTGTCATGGGAGAACCGGTACAAGGCGGCGCTGGGGATCGCGGAGGCCCTGAGCTACGTGCACTCCGGCGGCCCCCGGCCGGTGTTCCACAGGGACGTCAAGTCCTCCAACATCCTTCTCACGGAAGAGTTCGAGCCCCAGGTTCAGTACTACCATCCAACACCATACACGCATGGATAGCAGAGGTTCTCGTCTGGACTCGGCACTGACCTGAAGAACTCCCCGTTGCGGCAGCTTTCCGATTTCGGGCTCGCCATCTGGGCGCCGTCGAACCCGACCTCCCTGGCGCACAGCGACGTCGTCGGCACGTTCGGGTACCTGGCGCCGGAGTACTTCATGTACGGGAAGGTGACGGACAAGGTGGACGTGTACGCGTTCGGCGTCGTGCTGCTGGAGCTCCTGTCCGGGCGGAAGCCCATCACCAGCGACGGGTCGTCGCCCAAGGGCCAGGAGAGCCTCGTCATGTGGGTAAGTAGGATTATTTCTGCTATTCCACGAGCACTCGTATCTCCAAGTGCATCACGTAGAATACGAGGCGTAACGACTGGTCCGCCGTTTTTCTTGCCGCGACAGGCGACTCCGGTGCTCAGCAGCGGCGACATCTCAGAT from Panicum hallii strain FIL2 chromosome 9, PHallii_v3.1, whole genome shotgun sequence includes:
- the LOC112873650 gene encoding proline-rich receptor-like protein kinase PERK15, which encodes MAVERGEGVGRCILVGLHMDAVGRDLLRWALNQAARPGDRVVAVHIYRKSDLCKTNTLRLIRTLDDYLAEYESLCSKKEIVLVGRVTPGSSIQKELVKEAKLCAAMVVVLGANKKYSFGGSTCLAKYCAKKLPPTTTVVAIQNGKAVFVREAPKPPIGAEPKPVLRTVLHPSVGLEPKVIIPNPDRSARSMDFDAEGCGHGAAAAPATESVDDATKASGGVALEQRLGWPLLRRAHAAAAVAAAAVPAPSAKEQEPRKQSVVQWVMSLPRRTAPSESPEPHAGAGLASELKAMLDGGGARCRWFRYEELYDSTNHFSAENLIGNGGNSRVYRGSLACGKQVAIKLSKASTQASKDFLREVDIITKLQHQRILPLIGVCVEGPNLISVYSYLPRGSLEDNLHGEKSKPALSWENRYKAALGIAEALSYVHSGGPRPVFHRDVKSSNILLTEEFEPQLSDFGLAIWAPSNPTSLAHSDVVGTFGYLAPEYFMYGKVTDKVDVYAFGVVLLELLSGRKPITSDGSSPKGQESLVMWATPVLSSGDISDLLDPRLDVEHDEAEVRRMATAACLCLRRSARLRPPISQIQSILRGESTASIADQGGGAELDCLDDEAYPAANVRSHLDLALLDVEDSESISSTEHSSGLSPLEEYLRERWSRSSSFD